Proteins encoded in a region of the Loxodonta africana isolate mLoxAfr1 chromosome 22, mLoxAfr1.hap2, whole genome shotgun sequence genome:
- the LOC111750589 gene encoding uncharacterized protein LOC111750589, with product MMSLPDKQPASLTAAYSQLYKDKPAECRMDSPKEFSQSGFEWQRTEGKLNEIGLNVSMDRQLKDGIVKNASFLEQNKRCFFEGKLNKELSIEVRDKEYQTTSGHLESRYVISDTCPPSGGNTAHQKTAEFHLGPTEGSDTNKATVQGKVTGKNGLETKSQPNLDFSGASDIHIWYVKEQETSVWNPNFHSVPQWEAAPGKKEDGITLGCPVTGVMNENFGQLECESPLSVAAAHPAPTIEHSPTAVPPITMVEFAQECLNASSHIRDYDKELNTLSSTEEGAWTDQAPQQKKSMRRALSECSHLSVPPAVNLADKYPELPAREELSSGLLPPTSSPKPNPMPRKLGVPAMRRSMTVAEEQAPNYRLDPGELPMPSIKEIPPFICEEPVAKKREELTYFSNSSSGKKELGTAGLYVHSKLEQIPEVSSTEKAEEDISAAKTDLCSQACQGDEKQPGQTASARKKEIEVSATQSTPSFLCEEAPRDGMFLNFASMGNKHTARKEPK from the coding sequence ATGATGTCGCTCCCAGACAAGCAGCCAGCCTCTCTCACTGCTGCTTACAGCCAGCTGTATAAGGACAAGCCTGCCGAGTGCCGAATGGACTCCCCAAAAGAATTCAGTCAATCTGGATTTGAGTGGCAGAGGACAGAGGGCAAACTGAATGAGATTGGGCTAAATGTCAGCATGGACAGGCAGCTGAAAGATGGGATTGTGAAAAATGCCAGCTTCCTGGAGCAGAATAAGCGGTGCTTCTTTGAGGGGAAGCTAAACAAAGAGCTCAGCATTGAAGTGCGGGACAAGGAGTATCAAACAACCTCAGGTCACCTTGAGAGCAGGTATGTGATTTCAGATACCTGCCCTCCCTCAGGGGGGAATACGGCACACCAGAAGACAGCTGAGTTCCATCTGGGACCCACAGAGGGGTCAGACACAAACAAAGCCACAGTTCAGGGGAAGGTGACagggaagaatgggttagaaacCAAGAGCCAGCCAAACCTGGATTTCTCTGGGGCTTCCGACATCCACATCTGGTATGTTAAAGAGCAGGAAACCAGTGTTTGGAACCCCAACTTTCATTCAGTCCCTCAATGGGAAGCAGCTCCAGGAAAGAAGGAGGACGGCATTACCCTTGGCTGCCCGGTGACTGGAGTCATGAATGAGAACTTTGGGCAACTGGAATGTGAGTCCCCACTATCGGTGGCTgcagcccacccagcccccacTATCGAGCATTCACCTACTGCCGTTCCACCAATCACTATGGTGGAGTTTGCCCAGGAATGTTTGAATGCAAGCTCTCACATCAGAGACTATGATAAGGAATTGAATACATTGAGTTCTACTGAGGAGGGGGCTTGGACTGACCAAGCCCCCCAGCAGAAAAAGTCAATGCGCAGGGCCCTGTCTGAATGTTCTCACCTCTCAGTTCCCCCAGCTGTCAACCTTGCAGATAAGTACCCTGAGCTCCCTGCCAGAGAAGAGCTTTCTTCTGGCCTGCTGCCTCCTACCAGTagcccaaaacctaatcctatgCCCAGGAAATTGGGGGTTCCTGCCATGAGGCGCTCCATGACGGTGGCTGAGGAACAGGCACCCAACTACAGATTGGACCCTGGGGAGCTGCCCATGCCGTCTATTAAAGAGATACCCCCTTTCATCTGTGAGGAACCAGTGGCCAAGAAGAGAGAAGAGTTGACCTACTTCAGCAACAGCAGCTCTGGGAAGAAGGAACTGGGCACTGCTGGCTTATATGTCCATAGTAAGCTGGAACAGATTCCTGAAGTAAGCAGCACGGAAAAAGCAGAAGAAGATATTAGTGCAGCGAAAACTGATTTGTGCTCACAGGCCTGCCAGGGGGATGAGAAGCAGCCAGGACAAACAGCTtcagcaaggaagaaagaaattgaGGTCAGTGCAACCCAGAGCACTCCATCGTTCCTGTGTGAAGAGGCCCCACGTGATGGTATGTTTCTAAATTTTGCCTCCATGGGGAACAAGCACACAGCAAGGAAGGAACCAAAGTGA